A single window of Coffea eugenioides isolate CCC68of chromosome 7, Ceug_1.0, whole genome shotgun sequence DNA harbors:
- the LOC113777473 gene encoding DDT domain-containing protein DDB_G0282237, whose translation MPLFKRKPFPWTETPTDLKPQENVFQVRFTKEIFRSYSEYLNRIDLYRRRVWTCKVTGRGNLTYEEALICESNAIKKVQQIPKELIFPVLSDVQFSMLTLKDLVNSIAEKFQGQLLEGSELYGMKNNHVTPCKIIKILEEDNKTKFEVAWLEKDKKVPINALVSAEDLITKLPFTRGTLKSFIKESTYRSGPWVLHDKLAKKHGISTDPPQELKGIISLRDGVVVCSRKRKKVEDEHGAQAKSGESVAITSVENADGEYKKPKKQHIRYPIDDLLVGLAGDDHKLTERPSPCRDFSVPMGCVGDLLMVWDFCTSFGRLLHLSPFSLEDFEGALGHKDSNVVLLVECHSALLRLLMKDNGKFSLSVQNRKRKPKITLITWTEYLCDFLEMIGVLELCSHITMIKRGHYGLLDIHIKLGILKELLAQALETNLLRTKLDENYDQRQAFAAMKREKAIEEGKKRREEKRRLKGESEAKELTGTGSSDTANDSVEPVEVNPAEENGNVLKKLDKTVKSPSENSEEEQTAHAPKKNAKNQKADLKAIPNGTNDSTKRKIHKMMKKDIKETIEKKSKEQRKEYLEREIEKRFIRHSPLGKDRDYNRYWFFRRDGRIFIENSDSTQWGYYSCKEELDAFMGSLNPKGVREWALKKQLQKHYDKICSELLKRSKDLAQKIAMEEAVLRRSTRVRAPPRDNPALAFLKYENKWKED comes from the exons ATGCCTTTGTTCAAAAGAAAACCATTCCCATGGACGGAAACGCCCACGGATTTGAAGCCTCAGGAGAATGTTTTTCAGGTCCGTTTTACTAAAGAGATCTTCAGAAGCTACAG TGAGTATTTGAACCGGATAGACCTTTACCGGCGGAGGGTTTGGACATGCAAAGTCACTGGGAGGGGTAACTTGACCTATGAAGAGGCTTTGATCTGCGAGAGCAATGCCATTAAAAAAGTCCAACAAATCCCTAAAGAATTGATTTTCCCTGTGCTCTCTGATGTCCAATTCA GTATGCTTACGCTAAAAGATCTTGTCAATTCTATTGCTGAGAAATTCCAGGGACAGCTTTTAGAGGGCAGTGAATTGTATGGAATGAAGAACAATCATGTCACTCCTtgtaaaatcataaaaattctAGAGGAAGATAATAAGACCAAATTTGAAGTTGCATGGcttgaaaaagataaaaaagttCCTATAAATGCTTTAGTCAGCGCAGAAGATTTGATTACAAAACTACCTTTTACTAGAGGAACCCTTAAGTCTTTTATTAAGGAGTCCACATATCGAAGTGGCCCTTGGGTTTTACATGATAAGCTGGCCAAAAAGCACGGGATCTCAACTGATCCTCCACAGGAGCTAAAAGGAATAATATCCTTGCGCGATGGAGTTGTGGTATGCAGTAGGAAGAGAAAAAAAGTTGAAGATGAGCATGGTGCTCAG GCAAAGAGTGGCGAGTCTGTGGCCATCACGTCTGTGGAAAATGCTGATGGAG AGTACAAGAAGCCTAAAAAACAGCACATCAGATATCCTATTGATGATCTACTAGTGGGTCTGGCTGGGGACGATCACAAGTTGACTGAACGACCTTCCCCTTGCAGAGATTTTAGTGTTCCAATGGGTTGTGTTGGGGATCTTTTGATGGTGTGGGATTTTTGTACTTCATTTGGCAGGCTATtgcacttgtcacctttttctCTTGAAGATTTTGAAGGTGCGCTTGGCCACAAGGACAGCAATGTGGTACTTCTTGTTGAATGCCATTCAGCTCTTCTTCGCTTGCTCATGAAAGATAATGGGAAGTTTTCCTTGTCTGTACAGAATAGGAAACGGAAGCCAAAG ATCACTTTAATCACTTGGACAGAGTATTTGTGCGATTTTCTGGAAATGATCGGTGTTCTTGAACTATGTAGTCACATCACAATGATTAAGCGGGGCCACTATGGGCTTCTGGACATTCATATTAAGTTGGGTATATTGAAGGAACTGCTTGCTCAAGCCCTTGAAACAAATCTGTTGAGGACAAAGTTGGATGAGAATTATGATCAGCGACAGGCATTTGCTGcgatgaaaagggaaaaagctaTTGAGGAAGGtaaaaagagaagagaagagaaaagacGTCTGAAGGGAGAATCTGAGGCCAAGGAATTGACAGGGACTGGTTCCAGTGATACTGCAAACGATTCGGTTGAACCGGTGGAAGTCAATCCTGCTGAAGAGAATGGTAATGTTTTAAAGAAGCTGGACAAAACCGTCAAAAGTCCATCAGAGAACAG TGAGGAGGAACAAACAGCTCATGCTCCAAAGAAGAATGCTAAGAatcaaaaggcagatttgaaaGCCATTCCAAATGGCACCAATGACTCGACAAAGAGGAAAATTCATAAAATGATGAAGAAGGATATAAAAGAGACAATAGAAAAGAAGAGCAAAGAACAGAGG AAAGAATATCTAGAGCGGGAGATAGAGAAAAGGTTTATACGCCATTCTCCTTTGGGCAAAGATAGAGATTATAACAGATATTGGTTTTTCCGACGTGATGGAAGAATATTTATTGAGAACTCTGACTCCACACAGTGGGGTTATTACAGCTGCAAGGAAGAG CTGGATGCTTTTATGGGCTCACTGAATCCAAAGGGTGTTAGAGAATGGGCTCTTAAGAAGCAATTGCAGAAGCACTATGATAAAATTTG CTCTGAACTTCTGAAGAGATCAAAGGATTTAGCTCAGAAGATTGCAATGGAAGAGGCTGTGCTTCGTAGGTCTACTCGAGTTCGTGCTCCTCCTAGGGACAACCCAGCTCTTGCCTTCCTTAAGTATGAAAACAAGTGGAAGGAAGACTGA